One Natrinema marinum genomic window carries:
- a CDS encoding M48 family metallopeptidase encodes MAISGVVLAGSLAIVVVIAVVSGMVFSAYASDVLDFAHISLPSVVWAAVWSLCGLCAIVWFTRAIASAVRLGRTDLLQRTTPFSEIAGKEPSNTEYAISRLASQIDVPTPPIRVNPTATPLAFTTYRSDDPIVRTGHDATPVLVVSRGLIETLSESELSAVLAHELAHISNDDLRLLTVILIPLIGAERLTPDEGSTSNVLEVCGHLLNSIALIGVGVFSRGRELAADRAAAELTGDPAALATALEKLDEAAPAKPTADLREHARSTNAIAILPTLGDERPSSGLRSTHPPLETRLRQLRSLAAD; translated from the coding sequence GTGGCCATCAGTGGAGTAGTACTCGCCGGTAGCCTTGCCATCGTAGTGGTGATCGCAGTCGTCAGCGGGATGGTTTTCTCTGCATACGCGTCTGATGTGCTGGACTTCGCTCATATTTCTCTCCCGAGTGTAGTGTGGGCGGCCGTCTGGTCGCTCTGTGGTCTCTGTGCGATCGTCTGGTTCACTCGGGCGATTGCGAGCGCCGTCCGTCTCGGACGCACTGATCTCCTCCAACGAACGACTCCGTTCTCGGAGATAGCGGGAAAGGAGCCGTCAAACACCGAATACGCAATTAGTCGTCTCGCGAGCCAGATAGATGTCCCAACACCGCCGATACGAGTCAATCCAACGGCGACGCCGCTCGCGTTCACGACGTATCGATCGGATGACCCGATCGTCAGAACCGGTCACGACGCGACGCCGGTCCTCGTCGTCTCGCGGGGACTCATCGAGACACTCTCGGAGTCAGAGCTCTCGGCAGTCCTCGCACACGAACTCGCCCACATTTCCAACGACGATCTTCGACTGCTCACGGTGATACTCATCCCGCTCATCGGCGCTGAAAGGCTTACACCGGACGAGGGGAGTACGTCGAACGTCCTCGAAGTTTGCGGGCATCTCCTCAACAGTATCGCACTGATCGGGGTCGGCGTCTTCTCCCGAGGTCGAGAACTGGCCGCAGACCGTGCCGCCGCCGAGTTGACCGGCGATCCGGCTGCACTTGCGACTGCGCTCGAGAAACTCGACGAAGCAGCGCCCGCCAAACCGACAGCTGACCTTCGCGAGCACGCTCGCTCGACAAACGCGATCGCTATTCTTCCGACACTCGGCGACGAACGCCCCAGTTCGGGGCTTCGTTCGACGCATCCGCCGCTCGAGACGCGCCTCAGGCAGCTTCGCTCGTTGGCGGCCGACTGA
- a CDS encoding aminotransferase class I/II-fold pyridoxal phosphate-dependent enzyme — translation MADRGFDLEDRLRTLEENDLKRALSPGDRVAERGYFAEPSGADLPVLDSAEALVFASNNYLGLTDDQRVQDAARQAAATVGTGAGASRLVTGDTLVHQDLERVLAETKGTERALAFSSGYAANVGTIAALEPDVVFSDELNHASIIDGCRLAASETVVYDHCDAASLRAALEERADRAGGGTADESWLIVTDSVFSMDGTVAPLEDICDAAEEFGAWVMVDEAHATGLYANGGGIVQAEGLEDRVQIQMGTLSKALASQGGYVAGSSELIECLLNDARSFVFSTGLAPPAAAAASEALHVARHGDVRERLWENVAHLRDGLESMGLEVWGDSQILPVVIGDRRDAMALAEGIRERDVVAPAIRPPTVPEGTSRIRVVPMATHGQGDIVACLEAFRAAGEEVGLL, via the coding sequence ATGGCCGACCGCGGGTTCGACCTCGAGGACCGACTCCGGACGCTCGAGGAGAACGACTTGAAACGGGCACTCTCGCCTGGCGATCGGGTCGCCGAGCGCGGCTACTTCGCCGAGCCGTCGGGCGCCGATCTCCCGGTACTCGACTCGGCGGAGGCGCTGGTGTTTGCCTCGAACAACTATCTGGGGCTGACCGACGACCAGCGGGTACAGGACGCGGCCCGACAGGCGGCCGCGACCGTCGGCACCGGCGCGGGCGCGAGCCGCCTCGTCACCGGTGATACGCTGGTCCATCAGGATTTAGAGCGCGTGCTTGCCGAGACGAAAGGCACCGAGCGCGCGCTCGCATTTTCGTCCGGGTACGCCGCGAACGTGGGGACGATCGCAGCGCTCGAGCCCGACGTGGTCTTCTCCGACGAACTAAATCACGCGAGCATCATCGATGGCTGTCGGCTCGCGGCTTCCGAGACTGTCGTCTACGACCACTGCGACGCCGCGAGCCTGCGAGCGGCCCTCGAGGAGCGGGCCGACCGAGCTGGAGGGGGAACGGCCGACGAATCCTGGCTGATCGTCACCGACTCGGTGTTCAGCATGGACGGCACCGTCGCCCCGCTCGAGGACATCTGCGACGCCGCCGAGGAGTTCGGCGCGTGGGTGATGGTCGACGAGGCCCACGCGACGGGCCTCTACGCGAACGGCGGCGGTATCGTCCAGGCCGAAGGGCTCGAGGACCGAGTCCAAATCCAGATGGGGACGCTCTCGAAGGCGCTGGCCAGTCAGGGCGGCTACGTCGCCGGCAGTTCGGAACTGATCGAGTGTCTCCTCAACGACGCCAGATCGTTCGTCTTCTCGACCGGCCTCGCGCCGCCGGCCGCCGCCGCCGCCAGCGAGGCGTTGCACGTCGCTCGCCACGGCGACGTGCGCGAGCGACTCTGGGAGAACGTCGCTCACTTGCGCGATGGCCTCGAGTCGATGGGGCTCGAGGTCTGGGGCGACTCCCAGATTCTCCCCGTCGTCATCGGCGACCGTCGGGACGCGATGGCCCTCGCGGAGGGGATCCGCGAGCGAGATGTCGTCGCACCGGCGATCCGGCCGCCGACTGTCCCCGAGGGAACCAGCCGCATCCGCGTCGTCCCGATGGCGACCCACGGGCAGGGCGACATCGTCGCCTGCCTCGAGGCGTTCCGCGCCGCAGGCGAGGAGGTGGGGCTGCTGTGA
- the rbcL gene encoding type III ribulose-bisphosphate carboxylase, protein MTGIEYDDFLDLGYEPADAELVCEFAIEPAADMSMEAAASRVASESSNGTWAALHVDEDELTDLGAVACGIDGTEVTVAYPPELFEAGSMPQILSCIAGNILGMKAVDSIRLEDCQWPESIVGGFPGPQFGTSVASEKLDAGERPVLATVPKPKVGLSTEAHARVGEDAWRGGIDLLKDDENLTDQAFNPFEDRLTESLAARDRAQEDTGERKDYLVNVTAETNAMLERVDLVAEHGGGFVMVDVITCGWSAVQSVRERCEKHGLAIHAHRAMHAAFDRLDHHGVSMRVIAQIARLCGVDHIHTGTAGLGKLENEDTPGINDWLTGDCHGLKPVLPVASGGLHPGVVDQLLEALGTDIVVQAGGGVHGHPDGTHAGAKALRQSVEASMAGDSLEDYAVDHAELATALEKWGAETPR, encoded by the coding sequence ATGACTGGGATCGAGTACGACGACTTTCTGGACCTCGGGTACGAGCCCGCGGACGCTGAACTGGTCTGTGAGTTCGCGATCGAACCGGCTGCGGACATGTCGATGGAAGCGGCCGCCAGCCGGGTCGCCTCGGAGTCCTCGAACGGGACGTGGGCGGCGTTACACGTCGACGAGGACGAACTGACCGATCTGGGCGCGGTGGCCTGCGGAATCGACGGGACCGAGGTCACCGTCGCGTATCCGCCCGAACTGTTCGAAGCCGGCAGCATGCCCCAGATCCTCTCGTGTATCGCCGGCAACATCCTCGGCATGAAGGCCGTCGACTCGATCCGGCTCGAGGACTGCCAGTGGCCCGAATCGATCGTCGGCGGGTTTCCGGGCCCGCAATTCGGGACGAGCGTCGCCAGCGAAAAGCTCGACGCCGGCGAGCGCCCCGTCTTGGCCACGGTCCCGAAACCCAAGGTCGGCCTCTCGACCGAGGCCCACGCCCGCGTCGGCGAGGACGCCTGGCGCGGCGGTATCGATCTGCTGAAAGACGACGAGAACCTCACCGACCAGGCGTTCAACCCGTTCGAAGACCGGCTCACCGAGAGCCTCGCAGCCCGCGACCGCGCACAGGAGGACACGGGCGAGCGCAAAGACTACCTCGTGAACGTGACCGCGGAGACGAACGCGATGCTCGAGCGAGTCGACCTCGTCGCCGAACACGGCGGCGGGTTCGTCATGGTCGACGTGATCACGTGCGGCTGGTCGGCGGTCCAATCGGTCCGCGAACGCTGCGAGAAACACGGACTGGCGATCCACGCTCACCGCGCGATGCACGCCGCCTTCGACCGACTGGACCACCACGGCGTCTCGATGCGGGTCATCGCCCAGATCGCCCGCCTCTGTGGCGTCGATCACATCCACACCGGTACCGCGGGACTTGGCAAACTCGAAAACGAGGACACGCCGGGGATCAACGACTGGCTCACCGGCGACTGTCACGGCCTGAAACCCGTGCTTCCGGTGGCCTCTGGCGGGCTCCACCCCGGCGTGGTCGACCAGTTGCTCGAGGCGCTTGGGACCGACATCGTCGTCCAGGCCGGCGGCGGCGTCCACGGCCACCCCGACGGGACTCACGCGGGTGCGAAAGCGCTCCGACAGTCGGTCGAGGCGTCGATGGCCGGCGACAGTCTCGAGGACTACGCCGTGGACCACGCCGAACTCGCGACGGCGCTCGAGAAGTGGGGGGCGGAGACTCCGCGGTAA
- a CDS encoding hemolysin family protein, producing the protein MVDLVFSVGRLLFALFLVFLNGFFVAAEFAYVRIRSTQIETLVEEGKSSAKLVQEAEENLDDYLATTQLGITIASLGLGWVGEPAIASLLEPVLGPVLPAGTLHLVSIAVGFSVITFLHVVFGELAPKTLAIADAERIALLVAAPMKFFYYIFIPGIVVFNGTANFFTRLIGVAPASERDESHSPEEIVRIVSRSGEQGAVETDEVEMIEAVFDLGDTIAREVMVPRPDVVTVRADMPLSELRGVAASGSYTRFPIVDDDADEPVVGFVHAKDVLHAIETANETDGSAAEEPTARDLARDVIIVPETRRIDEILAEFRARNVQLAVVIDEWGAFEGILTIEDVIEVVIGEIQDEFDVAEMEPSIDELTDGRYAMDGGVSLAAVNETLETNFESEAFDTIGGLVLSRLGRPPEVGDAIEVDGYEVTVEAVEGTRVSRVVVSEGVPEAEAEDPSD; encoded by the coding sequence GTGGTAGACCTCGTTTTCTCGGTCGGTCGGCTCCTCTTCGCTCTCTTCTTGGTCTTCCTGAACGGCTTCTTCGTCGCGGCGGAGTTCGCCTACGTCCGCATCCGATCGACTCAGATCGAGACGCTCGTCGAGGAGGGGAAGTCGTCGGCGAAGCTGGTCCAGGAGGCCGAGGAGAATCTGGACGATTATCTGGCGACCACCCAATTGGGGATCACGATCGCCTCGCTGGGACTGGGCTGGGTCGGCGAACCGGCCATCGCCTCGCTGCTCGAGCCCGTTTTGGGGCCAGTGTTGCCCGCTGGTACGCTGCATCTGGTCTCTATTGCAGTCGGGTTCAGCGTCATCACGTTCCTCCACGTCGTCTTCGGCGAACTCGCGCCGAAGACGCTCGCCATCGCCGATGCCGAGCGGATCGCGCTGCTGGTCGCCGCCCCGATGAAGTTCTTCTACTACATCTTCATCCCCGGTATCGTCGTCTTCAACGGGACGGCGAACTTCTTCACGCGCCTGATCGGCGTCGCGCCGGCCTCCGAGCGCGACGAGAGCCACAGTCCGGAGGAGATCGTACGCATCGTTTCGCGGTCCGGCGAACAGGGCGCCGTCGAGACGGACGAAGTCGAGATGATCGAGGCCGTCTTCGATCTGGGCGATACGATCGCCCGCGAGGTCATGGTCCCCCGACCGGACGTCGTCACCGTCCGCGCCGATATGCCCCTCTCGGAGCTCCGGGGCGTCGCCGCGAGCGGGAGCTACACCCGATTCCCCATCGTCGACGACGACGCCGACGAGCCCGTCGTCGGGTTCGTCCACGCGAAAGACGTCCTCCACGCGATCGAGACCGCAAACGAGACCGACGGCTCGGCGGCCGAGGAACCCACCGCGCGCGATCTGGCTCGAGACGTCATTATCGTCCCCGAGACCCGCCGAATCGACGAGATCCTCGCGGAGTTCCGCGCACGGAACGTCCAACTGGCGGTCGTCATCGACGAGTGGGGCGCGTTCGAGGGAATCCTCACGATCGAGGACGTCATCGAGGTCGTGATCGGCGAAATCCAAGACGAGTTCGACGTCGCGGAGATGGAACCCTCGATCGACGAGCTGACCGACGGCCGCTACGCCATGGACGGCGGCGTTTCGCTCGCGGCGGTCAACGAGACCCTCGAGACGAACTTCGAGAGCGAGGCGTTCGACACCATCGGCGGACTGGTCCTGAGCCGGCTGGGCCGTCCGCCGGAGGTCGGCGACGCGATCGAAGTCGACGGCTACGAAGTGACCGTGGAGGCGGTCGAGGGGACGCGGGTCTCACGAGTGGTCGTCAGTGAAGGAGTTCCGGAAGCCGAAGCCGAGGATCCCTCCGATTGA
- the bioD gene encoding dethiobiotin synthase produces the protein MSAARPIAVVGTGTDVGKTVITAGLTHLLRDAGHNARAIKPAQTGHPPDDDAGFVAGACDDPTAATCPRYLEPALAPRVAAEIADEELTYESIRAACEREIEATPVPFVEGIGGLRVPLAGDHEVIDLVADLEATAVVVTRSGLGTLNHTALSVDALEDRGVDVCGIVVNEYAGETVAERTNPDELERMTGYAVETVPPLGGRDDEPDPRELAAGVSDALSPAFRERLPIERV, from the coding sequence GTGAGCGCAGCCCGACCGATCGCCGTCGTGGGCACCGGGACCGACGTCGGAAAGACGGTCATCACGGCCGGGCTCACGCACCTGCTTCGCGACGCCGGTCACAACGCACGGGCGATCAAACCGGCCCAGACGGGTCATCCGCCGGACGACGACGCGGGCTTCGTCGCCGGGGCCTGTGACGATCCGACCGCCGCGACCTGCCCGCGCTACCTCGAGCCCGCGCTGGCTCCCCGCGTCGCGGCCGAAATCGCGGACGAAGAGCTCACCTACGAGTCGATCCGTGCGGCCTGCGAGCGCGAGATCGAGGCGACGCCGGTCCCGTTCGTCGAAGGGATCGGCGGACTCCGGGTGCCGCTGGCCGGCGACCACGAGGTGATCGACCTCGTGGCCGATCTCGAGGCGACGGCGGTCGTCGTCACCCGGTCGGGGCTCGGGACGCTCAACCACACCGCGCTCTCGGTCGACGCGCTCGAGGACCGCGGCGTCGATGTCTGCGGGATCGTCGTCAACGAGTACGCCGGCGAAACCGTCGCCGAGCGGACGAACCCGGACGAACTCGAGCGGATGACCGGCTACGCGGTCGAGACGGTGCCGCCGCTGGGCGGGAGAGACGACGAACCCGACCCGCGCGAGCTAGCCGCCGGCGTCAGCGACGCACTGTCGCCCGCGTTTCGTGAGCGATTGCCGATAGAACGCGTCTGA
- a CDS encoding haloalkane dehalogenase — protein sequence MVLSVPEERFEDVPDFDYEPQYVDVGGLRMAYVEAGDEADKAEETFLCLHGEPTWSFLYRKMMPTLAERGRVVVPDLIGCGRSDRYEDLDEYSVEMHYDALKTFVEELDLTNVTLVCQDWGGVLGLSLATHEPDRFARIVPMNTGVPDGTQEMSDRWHEFLEMVETAEEFDIGRLVEGGCYRDLSAEEVDAYRAPFPDERYKAAARTFPGLVPTSPDDPGAELMAETQDLLGEWEKPAFVLFGREDPITSHDRDPLRQHIPTATEQPDIWIDEAAHFLQEDAGEEIAEHIVEFVDRTSPSE from the coding sequence ATGGTCCTTAGTGTCCCGGAGGAGCGATTCGAGGACGTGCCGGATTTCGATTACGAGCCCCAGTACGTCGATGTCGGCGGATTGCGCATGGCGTACGTGGAAGCCGGCGACGAAGCCGACAAAGCCGAGGAGACGTTCCTCTGTCTGCACGGCGAGCCAACGTGGTCGTTCCTCTACCGAAAGATGATGCCTACGCTGGCCGAGCGCGGCCGCGTCGTCGTTCCAGACCTGATCGGCTGTGGTCGCTCCGACCGGTACGAGGACCTCGATGAGTACTCCGTCGAGATGCACTACGACGCGCTGAAGACCTTCGTCGAGGAACTCGACCTGACGAACGTCACGCTCGTCTGCCAGGACTGGGGGGGCGTTCTCGGACTGTCGCTTGCGACCCACGAACCCGACCGGTTCGCGCGCATCGTTCCGATGAACACCGGCGTCCCGGACGGGACACAGGAGATGAGCGACCGGTGGCACGAGTTCCTCGAGATGGTAGAGACCGCCGAGGAGTTCGACATCGGCAGGCTCGTCGAAGGGGGCTGCTACCGCGACCTCTCGGCGGAGGAGGTCGACGCCTACCGCGCGCCGTTCCCGGACGAGCGGTACAAGGCCGCCGCGCGGACCTTCCCCGGCCTCGTCCCGACATCGCCCGACGATCCCGGGGCGGAGCTGATGGCCGAGACCCAGGACCTCCTCGGCGAGTGGGAGAAACCCGCGTTCGTGCTGTTCGGGAGAGAGGACCCGATCACGTCTCACGATCGTGATCCGCTTCGCCAACACATTCCGACCGCAACCGAGCAACCCGACATCTGGATCGACGAGGCCGCACACTTCCTGCAGGAGGACGCCGGCGAGGAGATCGCCGAACACATCGTCGAGTTCGTCGACCGGACATCGCCGTCCGAGTAA
- a CDS encoding competence/damage-inducible protein A, with product MNVAIVTVGDEILAGSTTNTNASWLAERITARGSTVARILTIPDDRDLIADYVARWSDAFDAVIVTGGIGGTPDDVTVEAVADGLEREFVVHGEIRERLLEKAAAFRDENPEMVEEYDLQLDIDAAASIPEGATPIVVDEGWAPGCVVENVYVFAGIPDEMKAMFEQVADEFQGDAVARTLYTPAPEGSLHEALEEVSERFDVSVGSYPRSEHRPGRIRVSSTEPETVDAALEWLRERVETTEPPSADVNTTD from the coding sequence ATGAACGTCGCGATCGTCACCGTCGGCGACGAGATCCTCGCGGGGTCGACCACCAACACCAACGCGTCGTGGCTGGCCGAGCGGATCACCGCACGCGGCAGCACCGTCGCCCGAATTCTGACGATCCCCGACGACCGCGACCTCATCGCCGACTACGTCGCCCGCTGGAGCGACGCCTTCGACGCCGTCATCGTTACCGGCGGCATCGGCGGCACGCCCGACGACGTGACCGTCGAAGCCGTCGCCGACGGCCTCGAGCGGGAGTTCGTCGTCCACGGCGAAATTCGCGAGCGCCTCCTCGAGAAGGCCGCGGCCTTCCGTGACGAGAACCCGGAGATGGTCGAGGAGTACGACCTCCAACTGGACATCGACGCGGCCGCTTCGATCCCCGAGGGCGCGACGCCGATCGTCGTCGACGAGGGGTGGGCTCCCGGCTGCGTCGTCGAGAACGTCTACGTCTTCGCCGGCATCCCCGACGAGATGAAAGCGATGTTCGAGCAAGTGGCCGACGAGTTTCAGGGCGACGCCGTCGCTCGGACGCTGTACACGCCGGCCCCCGAGGGATCCCTCCACGAGGCGCTCGAGGAGGTGAGCGAGCGGTTCGATGTCTCCGTGGGTAGTTATCCCCGCAGCGAGCACCGACCGGGCCGGATTCGGGTCTCGAGTACGGAGCCGGAGACGGTCGACGCGGCCCTCGAGTGGCTGCGGGAGCGCGTCGAGACGACCGAACCGCCGTCGGCCGATGTGAACACCACGGATTGA
- the bioB gene encoding biotin synthase BioB yields MVYETGNETVDDALERVLSGERLDRTDGLALMAQPVDALAEAGAAVRDRFGDGTVDACSIVNAKAGNCAEDCGFCAQSVHFDTGIDTYGFLGPEKILEAAKRAERDGAQRFGIVVAEKGVSKEHRPEEWAEVLESIRLVRDECDLEVDASLGILTEEEAAILAEEGINHYNHNIETSPNYFPEIVGSHSFEDRVQTLEVAKEAGMDLCAGVILGMGETPTDRVEAAIALQDIGISSLPVNVLNPVAGTPLAEQGVDISTAEIVKTVAVYKLLHPESRVRLTGGREVNLAPEEQHLPLEAGADGILTGDYLTTEGQSPGEDIEIIERAGLEPNRETNNFDPEEVKARHGGAAESSTGSASTGAEPSDD; encoded by the coding sequence GTGGTTTACGAGACTGGAAACGAGACGGTCGACGACGCACTCGAGCGGGTGCTCTCCGGCGAGCGCCTCGACCGGACCGACGGGCTCGCGCTGATGGCCCAGCCGGTCGACGCCCTCGCGGAGGCCGGCGCGGCCGTGCGCGATCGCTTCGGCGACGGCACGGTCGACGCCTGCTCGATCGTCAACGCGAAGGCGGGCAACTGCGCCGAGGATTGTGGGTTCTGCGCGCAATCGGTCCACTTCGACACCGGCATCGACACCTACGGCTTCCTCGGCCCGGAGAAGATCCTCGAGGCCGCCAAGCGAGCCGAACGCGATGGCGCCCAGCGATTCGGCATCGTCGTCGCCGAGAAGGGCGTCTCGAAGGAACACCGCCCCGAAGAGTGGGCGGAAGTTCTCGAGTCGATCCGACTCGTCCGCGACGAGTGCGACCTCGAGGTCGACGCCTCGCTCGGTATTCTGACCGAGGAAGAGGCCGCGATCCTCGCCGAGGAGGGGATCAACCACTACAATCACAACATCGAGACCTCCCCGAACTACTTCCCCGAGATCGTCGGGAGCCACAGCTTCGAGGACCGCGTTCAGACCCTCGAGGTGGCCAAGGAGGCCGGCATGGACCTCTGTGCCGGCGTCATCCTCGGCATGGGCGAGACGCCGACCGACCGCGTCGAGGCGGCGATCGCCCTGCAGGACATCGGGATCTCCTCGCTGCCGGTCAACGTCCTCAATCCGGTCGCGGGCACGCCGCTGGCCGAGCAGGGCGTCGACATCAGTACGGCGGAAATCGTCAAGACGGTCGCGGTGTACAAGCTGCTCCACCCCGAGTCGCGGGTGCGGCTCACCGGCGGCCGCGAGGTCAACCTGGCGCCCGAGGAGCAACACCTCCCCCTCGAGGCTGGCGCGGACGGCATTCTCACCGGCGACTACCTCACCACCGAGGGCCAGTCCCCCGGCGAGGACATCGAGATCATCGAACGCGCCGGGCTCGAGCCCAACCGGGAGACCAACAACTTCGACCCCGAGGAGGTCAAGGCCCGCCACGGCGGGGCCGCCGAATCGTCGACCGGGTCGGCGAGTACGGGCGCAGAACCGAGCGACGACTGA
- a CDS encoding replication factor C large subunit, with protein MTDWTETYRPTTLSEVRGNNKARDQLREWAESWDDHRKSVIVHGSPGVGKTSAAHALANDLGWPVMELNASDSRGADVIERVAGEAAKSGTLTAGGAGRRLVILDEADNFHGNADYGGSREVTRVVKDANQPIVLVANEFYDMSQSLRNACETIEFRDVSKRSIVPVLRDICRREGVEFDEEALEKIAESTSGDLRSAVNDLQAVAEETERLTVEDVVTGQRDTTEGIFDFLDALIKEEDAEGALRASYDVDETPDDLLNWIEDNVPKDYEGAELADAYGFLSNADRWLGRVRATQNYSFWRYATDNMTAGVAASRRGDKGGWTRYGPPSYWSKLGRTKGTRNTRDSIAERIAEREGASVATARREILPFLSAMTHHCKNRELTVRMAAAYDLDASEVSFVTGSGKDTNKVQSIVEDAEERKAEEAVEHSGNAFFEAERSSEDDTDEPAADTDADDGGNEQQTLVASETDDGSATESTADDQSAADEPDDDQSGLSDFM; from the coding sequence ATGACCGACTGGACGGAGACGTACCGCCCGACGACGCTGTCGGAGGTGCGCGGCAACAACAAGGCCCGCGATCAGCTCAGGGAGTGGGCCGAGAGCTGGGACGACCACCGCAAGTCGGTGATCGTTCACGGCAGCCCCGGCGTCGGGAAAACGTCGGCCGCCCACGCGCTGGCCAACGACCTGGGCTGGCCGGTGATGGAACTCAACGCCAGCGACAGCCGTGGGGCCGACGTGATCGAACGCGTCGCCGGCGAAGCCGCAAAAAGCGGGACGCTCACCGCCGGCGGGGCGGGCCGCAGGCTGGTCATTCTGGACGAGGCGGACAACTTCCACGGGAACGCCGACTACGGCGGCTCGCGGGAGGTCACCCGCGTCGTCAAGGACGCGAACCAGCCGATCGTTCTCGTGGCCAACGAGTTCTACGACATGAGCCAGTCGCTACGCAACGCCTGCGAGACCATCGAGTTCCGCGATGTCTCGAAGCGCTCGATCGTGCCCGTCCTCCGGGACATCTGCCGCCGCGAGGGCGTCGAGTTCGACGAGGAAGCGCTAGAGAAGATCGCCGAGTCGACCAGCGGCGACCTGCGCTCGGCGGTCAACGACCTGCAGGCGGTCGCCGAGGAGACCGAGCGGCTGACCGTCGAGGACGTGGTGACCGGCCAGCGCGACACCACCGAGGGCATCTTCGACTTCCTCGACGCGCTCATCAAAGAGGAAGACGCCGAAGGCGCGTTGCGGGCCTCCTACGATGTCGACGAGACGCCGGACGATCTGCTCAACTGGATCGAAGACAACGTCCCGAAAGACTACGAGGGCGCCGAACTGGCCGACGCCTACGGGTTCCTCTCGAACGCCGACCGCTGGCTGGGCCGGGTTCGGGCCACGCAGAACTACTCGTTCTGGCGGTACGCGACGGACAACATGACCGCCGGCGTCGCCGCCTCCCGGCGGGGCGACAAGGGCGGCTGGACCCGCTACGGCCCGCCGAGCTACTGGTCGAAACTCGGTCGCACGAAAGGAACCCGGAACACCCGCGATTCGATCGCCGAGCGTATCGCCGAGCGCGAGGGCGCGAGCGTCGCCACGGCCCGCCGCGAGATCCTTCCGTTCCTCTCGGCGATGACCCACCACTGCAAGAACCGCGAGCTGACCGTCCGCATGGCCGCCGCCTACGACCTCGACGCGTCGGAGGTCTCCTTTGTCACCGGCAGCGGGAAAGACACAAACAAGGTCCAGTCGATCGTCGAAGACGCCGAAGAGCGCAAAGCGGAGGAAGCGGTCGAACACTCGGGCAACGCCTTCTTCGAGGCCGAGCGCTCGAGCGAGGACGATACCGACGAACCCGCCGCCGATACGGACGCGGATGACGGCGGCAACGAACAACAGACGCTCGTGGCCTCGGAGACCGACGACGGGTCGGCCACGGAGTCGACAGCGGACGATCAGTCGGCGGCCGACGAACCTGACGACGATCAGTCAGGGCTGAGCGATTTCATGTGA
- a CDS encoding transcriptional regulator: MDDITFAVLGTGGIGRRALEVSQHKDALTPIAACDRHGVAFDFDGLDVDELLAATEGNIDNEVATDGGTTAAGGGVKQHGEDKGVVASSQARPSEDPIQEVIDHGDRIDAVLLALPNYEHDFIPRTADRFVEGDYSGVMIDVLKRSRVIDMLDDRRDEFAEAGITFICGAGATPGLLTGAAALAAQSFVEVTDVDIHWGVGLKSGYEDNRGTVREDIAHLPEYDIETARELSEAEIEAIIDDHDGVIEFEDMEHADDVLLERAGVCDAADVSVGGILDVRNDEKPTTTTVRVTGRTSDGETATNTFQLGDETSMEANVNGPALGYLKAGVRRNRAGEYGVFGPADLMPGF; the protein is encoded by the coding sequence ATGGACGACATCACGTTTGCGGTACTCGGAACTGGCGGCATCGGCCGACGAGCACTCGAAGTGAGCCAGCACAAAGACGCCCTGACGCCCATCGCGGCCTGTGACCGACACGGCGTCGCGTTCGACTTCGACGGCCTCGACGTCGACGAACTGCTGGCGGCCACGGAGGGAAATATCGATAACGAAGTTGCGACTGATGGAGGAACGACAGCCGCCGGGGGCGGCGTCAAACAGCACGGCGAGGACAAGGGCGTCGTCGCCTCGAGCCAGGCCCGACCCAGCGAGGACCCCATTCAGGAGGTCATCGACCACGGCGACCGGATCGACGCGGTCTTGCTCGCCCTGCCGAACTACGAACACGACTTCATCCCGCGGACCGCCGACCGCTTCGTCGAGGGCGACTACTCCGGCGTCATGATCGACGTGCTCAAGCGCTCGCGCGTGATCGACATGCTCGACGACCGCCGCGACGAGTTCGCCGAGGCCGGCATCACCTTCATCTGCGGCGCTGGCGCGACGCCCGGCCTGCTGACCGGCGCGGCGGCGCTCGCGGCACAGTCGTTCGTCGAGGTCACGGACGTCGACATCCACTGGGGCGTCGGCCTCAAATCCGGCTACGAGGACAACCGCGGCACCGTCCGCGAGGACATCGCCCACCTCCCCGAGTACGACATCGAGACCGCACGCGAGCTCTCCGAGGCCGAGATCGAGGCGATCATCGACGACCACGACGGCGTCATCGAATTCGAGGACATGGAACACGCCGACGACGTGTTGCTCGAGCGCGCGGGCGTCTGTGACGCCGCGGATGTCTCCGTCGGCGGAATCCTCGACGTGCGCAACGACGAGAAGCCGACGACGACCACCGTCCGCGTGACCGGGCGGACCTCCGACGGCGAGACCGCGACGAACACGTTCCAACTCGGCGACGAGACGAGCATGGAAGCCAACGTCAACGGCCCCGCGCTGGGCTACCTGAAAGCCGGTGTCCGGCGCAACCGTGCGGGCGAGTACGGCGTCTTCGGACCGGCCGATCTGATGCCCGGCTTCTGA